Proteins co-encoded in one Acidovorax sp. 69 genomic window:
- a CDS encoding DUF3592 domain-containing protein yields MPQRLSNRADRGTRSAAKPGQKRGGRWLLALFALPFAAVGVGMLLLGVLPTLYDWSRMQFWQPAQATLVSAQLNASRSSKSTTYHVTARYRYQVAGREYEGDRVAIGSGGDNVGDFQEALGERLEHALQSAQPVPIWVSATNPAEAVIDRSLRPGLLALKMVFVVVFGGVGLGMLVHLVRTPSQAGRQTSPQRAVAAGTPGKVERIPGGVQMYFPAGRWWGLKLALGLVGCVFLAVGLLVPWEQEARVDVAPWLFRLLFGGIGGAVLISSFYALANSLRVQLDHDGLLTERRLLGLMLQWHQVPAHDIARLHVVESYTVETNGQRQVYFRIEAALRSGKKITIAQDLQGRAEADRMLSSIGGWTGYPTR; encoded by the coding sequence ATGCCCCAACGCCTTTCCAACCGTGCAGACCGTGGCACACGCAGCGCCGCCAAGCCGGGCCAAAAGCGCGGTGGGCGCTGGCTGCTCGCCCTGTTTGCACTGCCCTTTGCCGCCGTGGGCGTGGGCATGCTGCTGCTGGGCGTGTTGCCCACCTTGTACGACTGGTCGCGCATGCAGTTCTGGCAACCGGCGCAGGCCACCCTGGTGTCTGCGCAGCTCAACGCCAGCCGCAGCAGCAAGTCCACCACGTACCACGTCACGGCGCGCTACCGGTATCAGGTGGCGGGCCGCGAGTACGAGGGCGACCGCGTGGCCATCGGCAGTGGTGGGGACAACGTGGGGGATTTTCAGGAAGCGCTGGGCGAGCGGCTGGAGCATGCGCTGCAAAGCGCACAGCCGGTGCCCATCTGGGTGAGTGCCACCAACCCCGCTGAGGCCGTGATCGACCGCAGCCTGCGGCCCGGCTTGCTGGCCCTCAAGATGGTGTTTGTGGTGGTGTTTGGTGGCGTTGGCCTGGGCATGCTGGTGCACCTGGTGCGCACACCGTCGCAGGCAGGGCGCCAAACGTCGCCGCAACGCGCTGTGGCAGCGGGCACCCCCGGCAAGGTGGAGCGCATTCCGGGGGGAGTGCAGATGTATTTTCCGGCGGGGCGGTGGTGGGGCCTCAAGCTGGCCCTGGGGTTGGTCGGGTGCGTGTTTTTGGCAGTGGGCCTGCTGGTGCCTTGGGAACAGGAAGCCCGGGTGGATGTGGCGCCCTGGCTGTTTCGCCTGCTTTTTGGAGGCATCGGCGGGGCAGTGCTGATCAGCAGCTTTTATGCGCTGGCCAACAGCCTGCGGGTGCAGCTGGACCACGACGGCCTGCTTACCGAGCGGCGCCTGCTGGGCCTGATGCTGCAGTGGCACCAGGTGCCCGCACACGACATTGCCCGCCTTCACGTGGTGGAGAGCTACACGGTGGAAACCAATGGCCAGCGCCAGGTGTATTTCCGCATCGAGGCCGCACTGCGCAGCGGCAAAAAAATCACCATCGCCCAAGACCTGCAAGGGCGCGCAGAAGCCGATCGCATGCTCTCATCCATCGGTGGCTGGACGGGCTACCCCACACGCTGA
- a CDS encoding EVE domain-containing protein, which produces MALPHTAEHPARYWLMKSEPDECSIDDALHAPEATVPWTGVRNYQARNFMRDAMQVGDGVLFYHSSCPEPGIAGLARVASGTRTDPTQFDAASPYHDPKSPTDTPRWLLLEVQALRKTRLISLAELRAHPALADMRVLQKGSRLSITPVEPGEWAYITGVLMAGA; this is translated from the coding sequence ATGGCCCTACCCCACACCGCTGAGCACCCCGCCCGCTACTGGCTCATGAAGTCGGAGCCTGACGAATGCTCCATCGACGACGCCCTGCACGCGCCCGAGGCCACGGTGCCCTGGACTGGCGTGCGCAACTACCAGGCGCGCAACTTCATGCGCGATGCGATGCAGGTGGGTGACGGCGTGCTGTTCTATCACTCCAGTTGCCCCGAGCCCGGCATTGCAGGCCTGGCCCGCGTGGCCAGCGGTACACGCACCGACCCCACGCAGTTCGACGCCGCCTCGCCCTACCACGACCCGAAATCACCCACCGATACCCCGCGCTGGTTGTTGCTGGAGGTGCAGGCCTTGCGCAAAACACGCCTGATCAGCCTGGCCGAGTTGCGGGCACACCCGGCGTTGGCCGACATGCGGGTGCTGCAAAAGGGCAGCCGCCTGTCCATCACGCCGGTAGAGCCCGGTGAGTGGGCGTACATCACCGGGGTGCTGATGGCGGGCGCCTGA